Proteins encoded together in one Mycobacterium simiae window:
- the deoC gene encoding deoxyribose-phosphate aldolase has translation MALSRTQLAGLVDHTLLKPEATDADVTAVVDEAVDLGVYAVCVSASMVPVAAATPGVRVATVAGFPSGKHTSAIKAQEAAAAVASGAIEVDMVIDVGAALAGQLGAVHSDIATVRAAIPAAVLKVIVESAVLLGDSDGRTLTEVCRVAEDAGADFVKTSTGFHPAGGASVRAVALMAQTVGGRLGVKASGGIRTAADAVAMVQAGATRLGLSGTRAVLDGLG, from the coding sequence ATGGCACTGAGCCGCACACAGTTGGCGGGTCTGGTCGATCACACCTTGCTCAAACCCGAGGCCACCGACGCCGACGTGACCGCTGTGGTCGACGAAGCCGTCGACCTGGGTGTCTACGCGGTGTGTGTCTCGGCGTCGATGGTGCCGGTCGCCGCGGCTACCCCGGGCGTGCGCGTCGCGACGGTGGCCGGCTTCCCGTCGGGCAAGCACACATCGGCGATCAAGGCGCAGGAGGCCGCCGCGGCGGTGGCATCCGGCGCAATCGAAGTCGACATGGTGATCGACGTCGGCGCCGCGCTGGCCGGGCAGCTCGGGGCGGTTCATTCCGACATCGCGACGGTGCGCGCCGCGATACCCGCCGCGGTGCTCAAAGTGATCGTGGAATCGGCTGTCCTGCTGGGTGATTCGGACGGGCGCACGCTTACCGAAGTATGCCGTGTCGCCGAGGACGCCGGCGCCGACTTCGTCAAAACCTCGACCGGATTTCACCCCGCCGGTGGTGCGTCGGTCCGCGCCGTCGCCCTGATGGCCCAAACCGTCGGCGGTCGGCTCGGGGTCAAGGCCAGCGGCGGAATCCGTACCGCGGCCGACGCCGTCGCGATGGTGCAGGCCGGTGCCACCCGCCTGGGGCTGTCCGGCACCCGGGCAGTTCTGGACGGACTCGGCTAG
- a CDS encoding DUF2599 domain-containing protein, whose translation MKVLIAVPAAVALLGGALVAGSQPGVASAQPGAISPADPGYRPPFVDHTEWASEWSQSAHRTSLRVFPTPSGRLASTHPGTAAAADEAWSEVVTMAPDADTPGMRAQFICHWEFAETAQPGKTSWNLEPWRPVVDDAEMVASGCNPGGPEEAL comes from the coding sequence GTGAAGGTCCTGATCGCCGTGCCGGCGGCTGTCGCGTTGCTCGGCGGGGCCCTTGTTGCGGGCTCGCAGCCCGGGGTTGCGTCGGCCCAGCCCGGCGCGATCAGCCCGGCCGATCCCGGCTACCGCCCCCCATTCGTCGACCACACCGAGTGGGCTTCCGAGTGGTCCCAGTCGGCACACCGGACGAGCCTGCGGGTCTTTCCGACGCCGTCCGGGCGGTTGGCCTCGACCCACCCGGGTACCGCGGCCGCCGCCGACGAAGCCTGGTCCGAGGTGGTGACGATGGCGCCGGACGCCGACACCCCCGGCATGCGGGCGCAGTTCATCTGTCATTGGGAGTTCGCCGAGACGGCCCAGCCCGGCAAGACCAGCTGGAATCTCGAGCCGTGGCGCCCCGTCGTCGACGATGCCGAGATGGTCGCGTCCGGCTGCAACCCGGGCGGCCCGGAGGAAGCCCTCTGA
- a CDS encoding DUF2516 family protein yields the protein MWVLQIGVLVMTVYAFVHAAMQRADAYTAADKLTKPVWLVILGGAVALTSILGFIFGVLGMAIAACAAGVYLVDVRPKLLEIQGKSR from the coding sequence ATGTGGGTCTTGCAGATCGGCGTCCTGGTCATGACGGTGTACGCGTTCGTACATGCCGCGATGCAGCGGGCTGACGCCTACACCGCCGCGGACAAGTTGACCAAGCCGGTGTGGCTGGTGATTCTGGGCGGGGCCGTCGCGTTGACGTCCATCCTGGGCTTTATTTTCGGGGTGCTCGGGATGGCCATCGCGGCCTGCGCGGCGGGTGTCTATCTGGTCGACGTGCGGCCAAAGCTGCTGGAAATTCAGGGCAAGTCGCGCTGA